A genome region from Hymenobacter chitinivorans DSM 11115 includes the following:
- the upp gene encoding uracil phosphoribosyltransferase codes for METLNTPSASPAARVHIVCAEPSIANHFLAELRDVDVQRDSLRFRRNLQRLGEIMAYRISSQLSYTEKVVQTPLAASSSKQLRDFPVLATVLRAGLPFHQGFLNYFDQSPSAFAAAYRIEGTSQVQVQVDYLSAPNLDERVLILADPMLASGKSLVQTYRAMLRFGQPRQVHIAAVIASPEGVEFVTREIPEATLWVAAVDDHLNEHAYIVPGLGDAGDLSYGSKL; via the coding sequence ATGGAAACGCTAAACACTCCCTCCGCAAGCCCCGCCGCCCGCGTCCATATCGTGTGCGCCGAGCCCTCCATTGCCAACCACTTCCTGGCTGAGCTCCGCGACGTGGACGTGCAGCGCGACAGTCTGCGTTTCCGCCGCAACCTGCAGCGTCTGGGCGAAATCATGGCCTACCGCATCAGCTCCCAGCTTAGCTACACCGAAAAAGTGGTCCAGACGCCCCTGGCCGCGTCCAGCAGCAAGCAGCTGCGCGACTTCCCGGTGCTGGCCACTGTGCTGCGCGCCGGCCTGCCGTTTCACCAGGGTTTCCTGAATTACTTCGACCAGTCGCCCAGCGCCTTCGCCGCGGCCTACCGCATCGAGGGCACTTCCCAAGTACAGGTGCAGGTCGACTACCTCTCGGCGCCTAACCTCGACGAGCGGGTGCTGATTCTGGCCGACCCGATGCTGGCCAGCGGCAAGTCCTTGGTGCAGACCTACCGGGCCATGCTGCGCTTCGGCCAGCCCCGGCAGGTGCACATTGCCGCCGTTATTGCCTCGCCCGAGGGCGTGGAGTTCGTCACCCGCGAGATTCCCGAAGCCACGCTCTGGGTAGCCGCCGTAGACGACCACCTCAACGAGCACGCCTACATCGTGCCCGGCCTGGGCGACGCCGGCGACCTGTCGTACGGCAGCAAATTGTAA
- a CDS encoding T9SS type A sorting domain-containing protein has product MPTSTQKFFLSVLGLLSVAATNAQAQTAAAKNSSQLMTLLTQKHPITARPGTAARGINATVVRPGQQVGYYWETTTNSWLVSGKEVNTYNSQGLLTQQVDQDSATAVNYGRTLYSYDAQGKETSYTRQNWTNNAWVNAYRSLTTRDSHGNETLYESQDWNGSAWVTTYGTQLVYTYNGSGAITQEIRKELENGVYVNTDRISYTYTNGQLSALLYEEWNNTAWQNDGRILDIVWYDYANNRPASYREQTFIGNSFVDESRYTISWSANGSNVETREVYNINAWFNYRRYTETKDSQGNDQLYTTESWTNNAWKQIEGYRYINVYNSNNNLIRQVEQDFDEVALQYVNYNKSTYSNFQTITLAARNAALEAQSALYPNPANGVVTLEVAGLSKTESATGEVRNALGQLVQNFTVRPQAGKLSTQLDLTGLKSGVYTVRLQTAEGAVVKRVVRN; this is encoded by the coding sequence ATGCCCACTTCTACCCAAAAGTTCTTTTTAAGTGTCCTCGGTCTGCTGTCCGTGGCTGCCACTAATGCCCAAGCCCAGACGGCGGCTGCCAAAAACAGCAGCCAGCTCATGACCCTGCTCACCCAAAAGCACCCGATTACCGCCCGCCCCGGCACGGCCGCTCGTGGCATCAATGCCACCGTGGTGCGCCCGGGCCAGCAAGTAGGCTATTACTGGGAAACCACTACCAACAGCTGGCTGGTCAGTGGCAAGGAAGTCAATACCTACAACTCCCAGGGCCTGCTGACCCAGCAGGTCGACCAGGATTCGGCGACGGCCGTTAACTACGGCCGCACCTTGTACAGCTATGACGCCCAGGGCAAGGAAACCAGCTACACTCGCCAGAACTGGACCAATAATGCCTGGGTTAATGCTTACCGCAGCCTGACTACCCGCGATTCGCACGGCAACGAGACGTTATATGAATCGCAAGACTGGAACGGCAGCGCCTGGGTAACTACATATGGTACCCAGTTGGTGTATACCTACAACGGCTCGGGGGCCATAACGCAAGAAATCCGTAAGGAGCTGGAAAACGGGGTGTACGTGAATACCGACCGGATTTCGTACACCTACACCAATGGGCAGCTGAGCGCCCTGCTCTACGAAGAATGGAATAACACGGCTTGGCAGAACGACGGCCGTATTCTGGACATCGTGTGGTATGACTATGCCAACAACCGACCAGCTTCGTACCGGGAGCAGACCTTCATCGGTAACAGCTTCGTAGACGAAAGCCGCTACACGATATCCTGGAGTGCTAATGGTAGCAACGTAGAAACCAGAGAGGTATACAATATCAACGCCTGGTTTAACTACCGCCGTTACACAGAAACCAAGGATAGCCAAGGCAATGACCAACTCTACACCACGGAGAGCTGGACTAACAATGCTTGGAAGCAAATCGAGGGCTACCGTTACATCAACGTTTACAATTCCAACAACAACCTGATTCGCCAGGTGGAGCAGGACTTCGATGAGGTGGCGCTGCAGTACGTGAATTACAACAAAAGTACCTACTCCAACTTCCAGACCATCACGCTGGCGGCTCGCAATGCGGCCCTGGAAGCTCAGAGCGCCTTGTACCCCAACCCTGCCAACGGCGTAGTAACGCTGGAAGTAGCCGGCCTCTCGAAAACCGAAAGTGCTACCGGCGAGGTTCGCAATGCCCTGGGCCAGTTGGTGCAGAACTTTACCGTTCGGCCCCAGGCCGGCAAGCTCAGCACCCAGCTCGACCTGACTGGCCTGAAGTCGGGCGTGTATACCGTGCGCCTGCAAACGGCCGAGGGTGCCGTCGTGAAGCGCGTTGTGCGCAACTAA
- a CDS encoding GNAT family N-acetyltransferase, translating into MPLQFLPFAHLDSAAWDACVAAAEPAVPYAQHAWLRGTAGRWDAVVEIEPESGRYLSVLPLPVKRRPWGREVFQPPFTQQLGLLTTAGSQHRNPAEYLALTAGRYARLYLQANSGNEFSTAPPDFQLTWRQTYCLPLDASYEALHKGYAADYRRRLRLNQQLEQPLQVTETHSAEALLRLFREHKGGEVASLRPRHYRQLAQLISNLQSLGQVRILEMLAPDTTELLAGALFVVTPRVIIYLFAAASPAGKKAAAPLLLLDYLIQHYAATPGLVLDFEGGMIPSIARFFANFGARPVPYAALTLTRQPWYLSWKR; encoded by the coding sequence TTGCCGCTCCAGTTTCTGCCCTTTGCTCACCTCGACTCCGCCGCCTGGGATGCCTGCGTGGCCGCCGCTGAACCGGCCGTGCCCTACGCCCAGCACGCCTGGCTGCGGGGCACCGCCGGCCGCTGGGATGCCGTGGTGGAAATCGAGCCGGAGTCGGGCCGCTACCTCTCGGTGCTGCCACTGCCCGTCAAGCGCCGTCCCTGGGGTCGGGAAGTATTTCAACCGCCCTTCACCCAGCAGCTGGGTTTGCTCACCACGGCTGGCAGCCAGCACCGCAACCCGGCCGAGTACCTGGCCCTGACGGCCGGCCGCTACGCCCGGCTGTATCTGCAGGCCAACAGCGGCAATGAGTTTTCAACCGCCCCACCAGATTTTCAGCTGACCTGGCGCCAGACCTACTGCCTGCCGCTGGACGCTAGCTACGAAGCGCTACACAAAGGCTACGCGGCCGACTACCGCCGCCGCCTGCGCCTGAATCAGCAGCTGGAGCAGCCCCTGCAGGTTACGGAAACTCACTCGGCCGAGGCGCTGCTGCGCTTGTTTCGGGAGCATAAGGGCGGGGAAGTAGCCAGCCTCAGGCCCCGCCACTACCGGCAGCTGGCGCAGCTGATTTCCAATCTGCAGAGTTTGGGCCAGGTCCGGATTCTGGAAATGCTGGCCCCTGATACCACCGAGCTGCTGGCCGGGGCGTTGTTCGTCGTTACGCCCCGGGTAATTATCTACTTGTTTGCCGCCGCCTCGCCGGCTGGTAAAAAAGCGGCGGCGCCCTTACTGTTGCTCGACTACCTGATTCAGCACTACGCCGCCACGCCAGGCCTGGTACTCGACTTCGAGGGCGGCATGATTCCGTCCATTGCCCGTTTTTTTGCCAACTTCGGGGCCCGGCCCGTTCCCTACGCCGCCCTCACCCTTACCCGTCAGCCCTGGTATCTGTCATGGAAACGCTAA
- a CDS encoding ADP-ribosylation/crystallin J1: MRHEPAALLLYRPVNQQELDLIAAANWLAFPPRLPEQPIFYPVLNEAYAAQIARDWNVPYYGVGYVLHFAVDADYAAQFPVQNVGNREHDELWVPAEELEEFNRNILGQIEVVAVFRAE; encoded by the coding sequence ATGCGCCACGAACCGGCTGCCCTGCTACTCTACCGCCCCGTCAACCAGCAGGAGCTGGATTTAATAGCCGCGGCCAACTGGCTGGCCTTTCCGCCCCGCCTGCCCGAGCAGCCCATCTTTTACCCGGTGCTGAACGAGGCCTATGCCGCCCAGATTGCCCGCGACTGGAACGTGCCCTACTACGGCGTGGGCTACGTGCTGCACTTCGCCGTGGACGCCGACTACGCCGCCCAGTTTCCGGTGCAGAACGTGGGCAACCGGGAACACGACGAGCTCTGGGTGCCCGCCGAGGAGCTGGAGGAATTCAACCGCAACATTCTGGGGCAGATTGAAGTCGTAGCCGTGTTCCGCGCCGAGTAG
- a CDS encoding PfkB family carbohydrate kinase, with the protein MSLVVIGSVAFDALETPFGKTDKIIGGAATYISLSASYSLKPVKLVAVVGDDFPQSDILLLQEHGVDTEGLQIKEGEKSFFWSGKYSTDLNSRETLTTELNVLADFDPIIPDSYQDCKYLMLGNLAPAVQRLVIQRLVNRPKLIVMDTMNFWMDVALEDLMATIEMVDVLSINDEEARQLSGEYSLVKAAKKIMGFGPKFLIIKKGEHGALLFHKNKIFYAPALPLEEVFDPTGAGDTFAGGFIGYLAATDDISFDNMKRAVIHGSAMASFCVEKFGTERLLNLTKEQLEAREKQFADLVEVIPATSAQPA; encoded by the coding sequence ATGAGTTTGGTCGTAATCGGTTCCGTAGCGTTCGACGCCCTGGAAACGCCCTTTGGCAAAACCGACAAAATCATTGGTGGCGCCGCCACCTACATCAGCCTGTCGGCTTCGTATTCGCTGAAGCCCGTGAAGCTGGTTGCCGTTGTCGGCGACGATTTTCCGCAGTCCGACATCCTGCTGCTGCAGGAGCACGGCGTCGATACCGAAGGCCTGCAGATCAAGGAAGGGGAGAAGTCCTTCTTCTGGTCGGGCAAGTACTCAACCGACCTCAACTCGCGCGAAACGCTGACCACCGAGCTCAACGTGCTGGCCGATTTCGACCCCATCATCCCCGATTCCTACCAGGACTGCAAATACCTGATGCTGGGCAACCTGGCCCCGGCTGTGCAGCGCCTCGTGATTCAGCGCCTCGTGAACCGGCCCAAGCTGATTGTGATGGATACGATGAACTTCTGGATGGACGTGGCCCTGGAGGATCTGATGGCGACCATCGAAATGGTGGACGTGCTGAGCATCAACGACGAGGAAGCCCGGCAACTCAGCGGGGAATATTCGCTGGTGAAGGCGGCCAAGAAAATCATGGGCTTCGGGCCCAAGTTCCTCATCATCAAAAAAGGGGAACACGGCGCCTTGCTGTTCCACAAAAACAAGATTTTCTACGCCCCGGCCCTGCCCCTGGAAGAAGTTTTCGACCCGACCGGCGCCGGCGACACCTTCGCGGGCGGCTTCATCGGCTACCTGGCTGCCACCGACGACATCAGCTTCGACAACATGAAGCGGGCCGTGATTCACGGCTCGGCCATGGCCTCGTTCTGCGTGGAGAAGTTCGGCACCGAGCGGCTGCTGAACCTGACCAAAGAGCAGCTGGAAGCCCGTGAGAAGCAGTTTGCCGACCTCGTGGAAGTTATTCCCGCTACTTCGGCCCAGCCCGCCTAA
- a CDS encoding DEAD/DEAH box helicase, which produces MSDTPQPLTFADFKLNKQLLNAVAEAGFEQPTPVQEQTIPLLLAGHDVLGIAQTGTGKTAAFGLPLLMKVKYAQGTHPRGLILAPTRELAMQIETHLKKLAVYTDLRILAIYGGLGPKTQIETLAAGVDILIATPGRLMELYLKGALVFKELKTLVMDEADKMMDMGFMPQIRAILEVIPRKRQNALFSATMPERVVKLSEEFLEFPMRVEVTPAATSAQNVAQTLYRVPNLLTKINLLGYLFKDKETFNRVMIFCRTKEHAENVSHFLGRKVDGEVRAIHGNKGQNVRINAMEAFRNGELRFLVATDVAARGIDVPQVSHVINFDVPLVYDDYVHRIGRTGRAQHTGAAITFANEAEMHHIGRIEELINQPIPELPLPEDVKVMPTMFDEKQSMAREIDDRRKKLDPEYQGAFHDKVAPLQKSIDKRTGLPYVEGPNRSQKGKKKRASPGRSQSPAAKGAAKLRNARRSR; this is translated from the coding sequence ATGTCTGATACGCCGCAGCCGCTCACTTTTGCCGATTTCAAGCTCAACAAACAGCTTCTCAACGCCGTGGCGGAAGCCGGTTTTGAGCAGCCCACACCCGTGCAGGAGCAAACTATTCCGCTGCTGCTGGCCGGTCACGACGTGCTCGGCATTGCCCAGACCGGCACCGGCAAGACGGCCGCCTTCGGCCTGCCCCTGCTAATGAAGGTAAAATACGCCCAGGGCACGCACCCGCGGGGCCTGATTCTGGCGCCCACCCGGGAGCTGGCCATGCAGATTGAAACCCACCTCAAGAAGCTGGCCGTGTACACCGATCTGCGGATTTTGGCCATCTACGGCGGCCTGGGACCCAAAACCCAGATTGAAACCCTGGCCGCGGGCGTCGATATCCTCATTGCCACGCCCGGCCGCCTGATGGAGCTCTACCTGAAGGGCGCCCTGGTGTTCAAGGAATTGAAAACTCTGGTCATGGACGAAGCCGACAAGATGATGGATATGGGCTTCATGCCCCAGATCCGGGCCATTTTGGAGGTGATTCCGCGCAAGCGCCAGAACGCGCTGTTCTCGGCCACGATGCCCGAGCGGGTGGTCAAGCTGAGCGAGGAGTTTCTGGAATTTCCGATGCGGGTGGAGGTGACGCCGGCCGCCACGTCGGCCCAGAACGTGGCCCAGACCCTGTATCGGGTGCCCAACCTGCTGACCAAAATTAACCTGCTGGGCTACCTGTTCAAGGACAAGGAAACCTTTAACCGGGTCATGATTTTTTGCCGCACCAAGGAGCACGCCGAAAACGTGTCGCACTTTTTGGGCCGCAAGGTGGACGGTGAGGTGCGGGCCATTCATGGTAACAAGGGCCAGAACGTGCGCATCAACGCTATGGAGGCCTTCCGCAACGGGGAGCTGCGCTTCCTGGTGGCTACCGACGTGGCCGCCCGCGGCATCGACGTGCCCCAGGTGAGCCACGTTATCAACTTCGACGTGCCGCTGGTGTACGACGACTATGTGCACCGCATCGGGCGCACGGGCCGGGCTCAGCACACGGGCGCGGCCATCACCTTCGCCAACGAGGCCGAAATGCACCACATTGGCCGCATCGAGGAGCTCATCAACCAGCCCATTCCCGAACTGCCCCTGCCCGAGGACGTGAAGGTGATGCCGACCATGTTTGACGAGAAGCAGAGCATGGCCCGCGAAATTGACGACCGGCGCAAGAAGCTGGACCCCGAATACCAGGGCGCGTTTCACGACAAGGTGGCGCCCCTGCAGAAGAGCATCGACAAGCGCACCGGCCTGCCCTACGTGGAGGGCCCTAACCGCAGCCAGAAAGGCAAGAAAAAGCGGGCTTCTCCGGGTCGGAGCCAGTCGCCGGCGGCTAAGGGTGCGGCTAAGCTGCGCAACGCCCGCCGCAGCCGCTAA